Genomic window (Lycium barbarum isolate Lr01 chromosome 2, ASM1917538v2, whole genome shotgun sequence):
TTCCGATAGGCATGAAAGCATAAACAAAGCTGTTTCTAGAATCTATCCAAATGTGCTGCATTATGCTTGCATATGGAATCTTTGGGGTAACGTATGTAAGAAGTATAAGAAGAGCCATGATGTGTTGAGTCCCGTGTTTTATGCAATGGCAAAAGTGTACACGCAGGAAGATTTTGATGAGCTTATGGGCAAAGTTGAGAAGTCAGATTTTCGGGTGGCAGAGTATTTGGAATTGGCTGGAAGAGAGAAGTGGGCTAGAGTGTATACAACTGCTAACCGAGGGTGGACAATGACTTCAAACATAGCAGAGTGTATTAATCGTCATCTTGTAGCATCAAGAGAGCTTCCTATATTTGATTTTCtagaagaagtgaggaagatggaATTATAATAACCGGAAGAATGGTACATACACGTTCACAACACTCGGTAAAAAGTTTCATGAGATGTTGTCAATAAATGAGTATCTATGTTTACGTATGACGGTATGTTTCTtttcaaattgcttaagtatgtTCGATTGAGATTAATTTATGTTCGTTGTATTTGATATAGTTATCATATGGAATCTGTGAGATCTATGTGAAAATGATAACATGTATTTATTAGTTGAATAAGTATTTTGATTCTATTACATTACTGTATTTGTTGTATTTAATTATATGCAGTATGGATATGTGTGTCAAATATTTTCACATATTTGGTGTATGTGACTAGATTGATCAAATACAATTAGTCAGCTATGAATAATAATTAGCAATATGTTTATGACTATAATGGTTTACTCTTTGCAATCATGAACTTATGTGTATTTGAATATACGTGAAGTATGTTTTTGTTGATTTTGACTGATCTGTTGTAGGCCGAACCATCAATCGAATACTTGTACACGGTATATGATGCAGGAAGGCGTTTCATCGTTAACTTGGACAACAAAACGTGCAGTTGTCAGATGTTTCAAATAGACGAAATTCCATGCCTACATGCATGGGCTGTCATTAAGAAGAAAAATCTAATGGCTGATGATTACTGTTCCGAATTGTTCAAACCGGACACCGTGGTGAAGACGTATGATGTCGCCGTGGATACTTTCCCTGACGAGCGGGAATGGAAGATTCCAACATACATATCAGAGGATGTTGTTTTGCCACCAACATAAAAGAGACCTCCTGGTAGGTCGAAGAAAAAGCGTGATAAGCCGTTATTTGAATTGCTTCTTGGAAAAAAAAGACATGCTTGCAGTACTTGTGGACAAACTGAACACAATAGACGATCTTGTAGTAATGCTCCTAGAaggaaataattatttttttgtttgtAGAAGTTTAGATTTGTTAGACTAAATACACTGTTGGTTTgcattttttttaatgaaaaatgAAATCTGTTCCACGTACTACTTGTGTGATATCTTCATTTAGAATTGTATTGAATAGTTATCTTTAAATTCATTCACAAATGAATATAAAAGGCAACATtagttcttttaaaaaaaaaatagttactaTATTTTAATATGTAATAATGGTGCCAAAGtacatcaaatatatataatgTAGAAAGTGTATCTGACTCTACCATCTTAATAAGTTGCAGATGTATTTGAAATATGTTGATGTTTATGGGTTGGGCGAATTCAAATACATatagcgagatatacacattcatataAATTGAACTAACAAAATCACACAATGGTCACTGTGTATTAGAATGTAGGCAGATTTACACATTCATCCAAAAAATGGTCATCGTATATTAAAATGTATTATTGATTCCAACATACATCAAATACATGTAATTTAAACAGTGTATCTGAAAAAACTTGCAGATGTATTTGAAATATGTTAATGTTTATGGGTTTGGCGTTTTCAAATACATATAACACCCTTGTTTCAATATCTAAATACGCGTACGTATTTATAGTGTACCTCACTTAGTCGCTTCCGAGATATAGCTAGCTATACACATCCATCTAAATTCCCAAAATAAAATCACACAACTTTGATAAATTAGAGTAAGCTTAAATGTTCCAGTTAAAACTTAAGTATAATGACAAGATAGTCTTAAACTAACTAAAGCTAAAATATTTGCTATCAAAATAGCCATAGTCTGAAATTACAATTAAATATTCCTACA
Coding sequences:
- the LOC132629055 gene encoding uncharacterized protein LOC132629055, with translation MKDLMGEPSDSYKKLPGYLYILDKTYPGSHITMRKSNENEFLYLFIALYAFIKGFDCCRPIVVVDGSHLKTAYNGTFVSASTLDGAGNILPLAYGVTDSETDRSWTWFFERFREAYGVRENMCIVSDRHESINKAVSRIYPNVLHYACIWNLWGNVCKKYKKSHDVLSPVFYAMAKVYTQEDFDELMGKVEKSDFRVAEYLELAGREKWARVYTTANRGWTMTSNIAECINRHLVASRELPIFDFLEEAEPSIEYLYTVYDAGRRFIVNLDNKTCSCQMFQIDEIPCLHAWAVIKKKNLMADDYCSELFKPDTVVKTYDVAVDTFPDEREWKIPTYISEDVVLPPT